The window AAGGCTGCCGGGATCGCCAATAGCAGCGAAATCAGCGTGGCGCCGCAGGCCACCAGCAGGCTGTTGAACAGCGCATGCAGGAACAGCGCGCCGGGTTGGCCGGGCTGCAGCGACAGCAGGCCGGCGTAGCGTGAGAAATCCCAGCGGCGCGGCAGCCATTCCAGCGGCACCCGGGCCAGATCGGCGGATGAGCTGACGCTCATCAGAAACAGCCACAGCATCGGCGCCAGAATCGAGGTCGCCAGCAGCAGCGCGGCGCCGTAGCGCAACAGCAAACGCATTTTACGCTTCATCATTCAGGCTCCTTCTGCGCTGGCGAAACAGCATCAGCAGGTACAGGGCAATCAACAGGCCGCACAGCAGAGTCATCAGCACCGCATAGGCGGCGCCGCTGCCGGCGCGCAGGTAGCTGAACGATTCCTGGTAAACGAAGAAACTGAGGGTTTTGGTGCTGTCCATCGGGCCACCGCGCGTCATCACATAAATGATGTCGAATACCTTGAAGGCGTCGATGGTGCGCAACACCAGCGCCACCGCCAGCGGCGCCAGAATGGCGGGCAGGGTGATGGCGCGGAACCGCCGCCAGGCCGAGGCGCCGTCCAGCCGCGCCGCCTCGTACAGATCGTCCGGGATCGACTGCAGCGCCGCCAGCGTCAGCAGAGCGATCAGCGGATAGTTCTTCCAGATGTCCGCCAGCATTACCGCGTTCAGCGCCGAGGACGGATCGCCGAGCCAGCTGCGATACTGGCCGATCAGCCCCAGTTGGGTCAGCAGGGCGTTGATGCTGCCGTAGTCCGGGTTGAAGTTCAGCCGCCACATCGTCGCGTTGACGATGGTTGGCAGCGCCCAGGGCAAAATCACCAGCACCCGCAGCAGGTTGCGGCCGTGAAACTGTTGGTTGAGCAGCAGTGCCACCAGCACGCCGATGACGCCCTCGAACGCCACCGACACCAGGGTGAAATACAGCGTGCGCCACAGTGCGGCGCGAAAGTCCGGGTCGGTCAGGGCATACAGGTAGTTGTCCGCGCCGATCCAGCCGGGGGTTGCGCCGTCGCCGACCAGCGCGGCGTCGGTAAAGCTCAGCCACAGGGTGCGGCACAGCGGCCAGGCGGTCAGCAGCAGCATCATCAGCAGCATGGGCGCCAACAGCACCCATGCCTGACGCCGCTCACGTTGAGGCAGTGTGAGCATGATTACCCCTTAACGCAGCCGCGCGGCGCTTTTGCTGGCCGCGTCCAGCCCTTCCTGCGGCGTGACCTTGCCCTGCAGGATCTGCTGCAGGTCCTGCTGCAACCCGTTGGACAACCTTGAATAATCGGCGGTTTCAGGGCGTGACAGCATCACGTTTAGCGCCTGTTTGGCGGCGGCGATCAGCGGCTCCTGGCCTTTTTGCACCGCGGGATCGTCATAGGAAGATTTCCAGATAGGCAGGCTCAGCCTGGCATATTTGTCCTGCACCGGCTGCGAGGTCATGTAGCTGATGTATTGCCAGGCCTGATCGGGATGCGCGCTGGCTTTGGCGATGCCGAGGCCCATCGAGCCGTTCACCGCCGCGACCTGGCCATCGACCGATCCCGGCGCCGGAACGATGCCGACGTCGCCGGCCACTTTGCTCTGTTTCGGATCGTTGGCCATGTTGTACATGTAGGTCCAGTTGAGCGCGAAGGCGGCATCGCCGTTGGAGAAGACCTTGCGCACGTCTTCTTCCAAATATTCACGCGAGTTCGGGTTGCTCAACCCCTTGTCCAGCGAGTCTTTCATGTAGTTGACCGCCTGCAGCGAGCCGGGGGAGGAGAAGCTGATTTTCCCCTGCTGAACGAACTGGCCCTTGAAGGCCGACACCAGCGTGGTGTAGTCGCAAATCAGCGCTTCGGCCTGCGACCAGCTCCATACCAGCGGGTACTTGACCTGATTTTTCTGCTTGATGATTTCCGCCTGCTGCGCCAGCTCCTGCCAGGTTTTCGGCGGGGCGCTGATGCCGGCCTTGGCCAACATCGCTTTGTTGTAATACAGGTACTTGGTATCGAGGATCCATGGCATGCCCCAGCGTTTGTCCTTATAGGTGACGGTGGTCATGGCGCCGTCGAAGATCTTGCCGCTGTCGGCGGCGCTGATGCGCGAGGTGACGTCCTGCAGCAGGCCGAACCTGGTGAACTCGGCCGGCCAGATGGCGTCGAACAGCACCACGTCGTAGCCGTTGCTGCCGGCGCCGCGCGCCGCGACGATTTTATCGTGCAGCGCTTCGTAGGGGACGAACTCCAGATTGACGGTGATATCCGGGTGCTGTTTGGTGAAGTCCGCGGTCATGGCGCGGATGTCGTTTTCGCTGTAGGCCGCCTGAGTCATGAACAGCGCGTTGATCTGCGTTGGGGCGGCGATGGCGCAGGACGCGCCGAACGCCAGGGCGGACAGGGTACAGACGGCCGTAGCGGCGAGGGTATGGCTTTTCATTTGTGCGTTCTCCGGTGTTAAAAAGCGTTGAACCGCAGCCATTGGGCAAGCGAGGCGTCGGTTACTTAAATCAATTTGATTGCTTTAAAGGAGGGCACCATACTGCTAAGACGATTTCCCTTTCTGCATAGGCAGTTATGACGACATCCGGCACTAACCTTGAACATGCTCGCGCACATAACCGGCGCGTAGTGATAGAGGCTATTCGTCTGCACGGCGAGCTGACCCGTGCCGAAATCGCCCGGCTGACGTCGCTGACGCCGCAAACCGTGTCAAACATCGCGACGGAGCTGGAGCAGGCCGGCATTCTCTCCTCGCACCTGCCGCGCCGCGCCGGCGGAAGGGGCCAACCGGCGACGCCGTTGACCCTGAACCCGGACAGCGCATACTCCATCGGCATCCATCTGGATCACCAATCGCTGCTGATTATCCTGGTCGATGTTTCAGGCAGCGTGCGCTTCCACCGGCTGATTATGGTGCAAAAGCCGCAGCCTGCCGCCACCTTGAAACTGATTTGTGATGTACTGCAAGAAATGCGCCAGCAGCCGGATCTGGCCTGGGGGAAAATGCTCGGCATCGGCGTGGTGATGCCGGGGCCGTTTGGCGTGGAAGGCATTTCCTCGGTGGGGCCGACCACGCTCAACGGCTGGGAAAATATCGACGTAGTAGCCGAGCTGGCGGCGCAGAGCGGGCTGCCGGTAACGCTGGAGAACGACGCCACCGTCGCCGCCATCGGCGAGCGTTTGCACGGGGTGGCCAAGCGGCTCAATTCATTTATTTATCTGTACCTCGGCACCGGGCTGGGGGCGGGGATCTTCACCGATGGGCGGATTTACACCGGCCATGCGCACAATGCTGGTGAAGTCGGCCACATGATTGTGCAACCGGGCGGCAAAGACTGCTACTGCGGCAACCGGGGCTGCCTGGAACGTTACGTCTCGCTGCAGGCGGCCTACGAGAGCTGCGGGCTGGATCCGATGCGCGCCATGCCGCAAGATCTGCTGGCGTTGCCGCAGGAAAAGCTCGACGCCTGGCTGGATTCGGCGGTGCCGGCGCTGCGGCAGGCGATCAACATCATCGAATGCATGTTCGACGCCGAGGCGGTGATTATCGGCGGCCTGATGCCGGAAAGCGTCGTCGGGCAGCTGATCAAGCGGCTGGCGCCGCTGCACCGTTCGGTGCGCAGCAAATACCTCGACGGCCTGCGGGTGCGGCTGGGCACCACCGGCGCGGACACCGCGGCGCTAGGGGCGGCGGCGTTGCCGCTGTTCGACGAATTTAACCCGCGCTACGAAGTGTTATTGAAATAACCGCTTTCTTTTCCGCTCGGGCTATTCCTGCCCACTATTGGTGCAACCCGTCATTAACCGAATATAAGCAAACGGTTGCCCTGAAATAGCAACCGTTTGCTTGCTTTGGTATTATTTCTTTCGCCGGCTAATATTTAATGACTAATTAATATGCCTTTGTTTTAAATAAAAATTTTCCAATTTAAAACCAACTGGCACGCCGCTTGCTATTCTTAAATCAACACCTGCGATCGTTAAAAGGCCGTCATAATTTCGTCGGGCTGAGCTCACTCAGCCGGATGCCCTGTGGTGGTCGGTAAAAAAGGAATGGCAAATGAGCATGCAATTCACCACGGCTATCCGTGGCAACTTTTTCGATATCGCCGCCTGCGTGGAGGAACCGCAGCAGCTGGACGCGCAGCTGCGGCATATTCCCGACGGCCTGCTGCTGTTGAACGGCGGCGCCATCGTCTGGTTCGGCAGTTGGCGGCAGGGCGCGGCGCTGCTGCCGCCGGGCTTTGCGGTGACCGACTATCGCGACAAGCTGATCGTGCCGGGGTTTATCGACAGCCATATTCATTACCCGCAAACCGAAATGATTGGCGCTTATGGCGACCAACTGCTGGGATGGCTGGAAAACTACACCTTCCCGGCGGAAAGCCGCTTTGCCTGTGAAAAACACGCCGGTGAAATGTCGGCCTTCTTTCTGCAGCAGCTGTTGAGCAACGGCACCACCACCGCGCTGGTGTTCGGCACCGTGCATCCGCAGTCGGTGGATGCGCTGTTCAGCCAGGCGGCGGCGCTGAACATGCGCCTGATCGCCGGCAAGGTGATGATGGATCGCCATGCGCCGCCGGCACTGCTGGAAACGCCCGAACAAAGCTACCGCCAGACGCGTGAGCTGATTGAGCGCTGGCACGGCAGGCAGCGCCTGAGCTACGCCATCACCCCGCGCTTCGCGCCGACCAGCACGCCGGCATTGCTGGCGCAGGTGCGGCGGCTGCGGGAAGAATTCCCGGACGCCTATCTGCATACCCACCTGAGCGAGAATCCGGATGAAATCGCCTGGGTGAAAGCATTGTTTCCGGAAAGCCGCAGCTATCTGGACGTTTACCACCGCTACGGCCTGACCGGCGGCAAAAGCGTGTTCGCCCACTGCCTGCATCTGGATGAACAGGAGTGGGACTGCCTGTGCCAAACTCAGTCGTCCATCGCTTTCTGCCCCACCTCCAACCTGTTCCTCGGCAGCGGACTGTTCAACCTGCAAAAGGCCTGGCGGAAGCGGGTGAAGCTGGGCATCGGCACCGACGTGGGCGCAGGCACCACCTTCAACATGCTGCAGACGCTGGGCGAGGCCTACAAAGTGGGGCAGCTGCAACGTTACAAGCTCTCCGCCGGCGAGGCGTTTTACCACGCCACCCTGGGCGGCGCGCGGGCGCTGGCGCTGGACGACAAGATCGGCAATTTCAACCCCGGCAAAGAGGCGGATTTCGTGGTGCTGGATCCGGCGGTAACGGCGCTGCAAAAGCTGCGGCATGAAAACAGCCCCAAGCTGGCGGACCAGCTGTTCGTGCTGATGACGCTGGGGGACGACCGCAATATTTACCGCACCTACGTCGACGGCAAGGTGGTGTATCAGGCGCCTGCGCGCCAGGAGGCGGCATGATCCGGTTTCTGCTCAATAACAGATTGCAAAGCGAGGCGGCGCTCGACCCGAACACCACGGTGCTCAACTACCTGCGCCGTGATCTGGGGCGTTGCGGCACCAAAGAAGGCTGCGCCTCCGGCGACTGCGGCGCCTGCACCGTGGTGCTGGCGGAGCCGCATGACGGCCGGTTGCGCTACCGCAGCGTCAACGCCTGCCTGACGCTGGTCAGCGCGCTGCATGGCAAGCAGCTGATCACCGTGGAGGATTTGAAGCAAAACGGCCGGCTGCACAGCGTGCAGCAGGCGATGGTGGACTGCCATGGTTCGCAGTGCGGATTCTGTACGCCGGGCTTCGTGATGTCGATGTTCTGCCTGCAAAAAAACAGCGTCGATTACCGGCGCGAATCGGCGCAGCAGGCGCTGGCCGGCAACCTGTGCCGCTGTACCGGCTATCGCCCGATTATGGCGGCGGCGCAACAGGCCTGTGAACGGCAAGCCCCGGATGGCTTCGATCTTGAACAACACCAGACGCTGCAGCAACTGCAGGCTATCGAACCCGCCAGATCGCAGGAGGCGGCGGGCAAGCGCTGCCTGATGCCGCAGACCCTCGACGAACTGGCGGCGCTGTATTGGCAACATCCTCAGGCCAAACTGCTGGCGGGCGGCACCGATTTGGCGCTGGAAATCACCCAGCGTCATCAGGATCTGCCGCTGTTGATCGCGCTCGGCCAGGTGGCCGAGCTGAAGCGGACGCAGCGCGAGGGCGGCAGGCTGGTGATCGGCGCCGGGGCGACGCTGAGCGATCTGCACCCGCTGCTGGCAGGGTACCACCCGGCCTTTGGCGAGCTGCTGGCGCGCTTCGCCTCGCAGCAGATCCGCAATCAGGGCACGCTGGGCGGCAATATCGCCAACGCTTCGCCGATCGGCGACGGCGCGCCGTTGCTGCTGGCGCTGGATGCGCAGCTGACGCTGCGCTGCGGCGAGCAACGGCGCATGCTGCCGCTGCACCAGTTTTTCCTCGGCTATCGGCAAACCGCGCTGCAGCCCGGCGAATTGATCGAAAGCCTCTCGCTGCCGGCCGACGCGCCGGCGGATTTGCGCGCCTGGAAGGTGTCCAAACGGCTGGAGGATGACATCTCTGCGGTGTGCGGCGCATTCAATCTGACCATCGAACAAGGCGTGGTGCGCGAGGCGCGGGTGGCGTTCGGCGGCATGGCCGCCATACCGCAGCGCGCGCTGCGCTGTGAACGGCGCCTGGTGGGGCAGCCGTGGCGCAGGGCCACGGTGGAACTGGCGGCGCAGGCGTTGGCGCAGGACTTCACCCCGTTGAGCGACTTCCGCGCCAGCAGCGCTTACCGGCTATTGGTGGCGCAAAACCTGCTGCGCCGCTATTTCATCGCGCTGACCGAGCCGCAGACGGCAATCGAGGTGACCGCCCATGAGCCACGCTAAACGCATCGCGTACAGCCAGCAGCAGCTGGCCGAGTTTTTTCGCCAGGGCTTGAGCAGCGGCGTTGGCCGCAGCCGCAAGCATGAAAGCGCCGACAAACACGTCAGCGGCGAGGCGCACTACATTGACGATCGGCTGGAGTTCCCCAATCAACTGCATCTGGCGGCGAAGCTGAGCGAGCGGGCGCATGCGCGCATCACGCGTCTGGATGTTTCCGCCTGTGGGGATTTCCCCGGCGTGGCGCGGGTCATTACCTGGCGAGACGTACCGGGCGAGCTGGACATCGCGCCGCTGACCCAGGGCGACCCGCTGCTGGCGAAAGACGAGGTGGAGTACCTCGGCCAGGTGATTGCGGTAGTGGCGGCCGAGGATCCGGAAATCGCCTGGCGCGCCGCACAGGCGATCCGGGTGGAGTATCAGGATCTGCCGGCGCAGCTGGACGTCACCCGGTCATTGCGCGAAGGCTATCTGGTGCAGGAGGCGCACCGCCATCAGCGCGGCGACGCCGATGCCGCGCTGGCGCAGGCGAAACACCGCCTGCAGGGCGAGCTGCACGTCGGGGGCCAGGAGCACTTCTATCTGGAGACCCAAATCGCCTCGGTGCTGCCGACCGAGGACGGCGGCATGCTGGTCTATTCCTCCACCCAGAACCCAACCGAAATCCAGAAGCTGGTGGCCTCGGTGCTCAACCTGCCGATGCACCGGGTGACCGTCGACATGCGCCGCATGGGCGGCGGCTTTGGCGGCAAGGAGACCCAGGCCGCCGGCCCGGCCTGCCTCTGCGCCGTCGTCGCGCATCTCACCGGGCGGCCGGTCAAGATGCGCCTCAACCGGCGCGACGATATGCTGATCACCGGCAAACGCCACCCGTTTTATATTCGCTACGACGTCGGCTTTGACGACGAGGGCCTGCTGAACGGGGTGAAAATCGACCTGGCGGGCAACTGCGGTTATTCGCTCGATCTCTCGGGATCGATCGTCGATCGCGCGATGTTTCATGCCGATAACGCCTATTTTCTGCAGGACGTGCTGATTGTCGGCCACCGCTGCAAAACCCACATCGCCTCCAATACCGCCTACCGCGGCTTCGGCGGGCCGCAGGGCATGATGGCCATCGAAGAAATCATGGACGGCATCGCCCGCTATCTGGCGCGCGATCCGCTGGCGGTGCGTAAAATCAATTACTACGGCAAAGATCGGCGCAACGTCACCCATTACCATCAGCCGGTGGAGCAAAATCTGTTGCAGGAGATCACCGCCGAGCTGGAGTTGAGCGCCGACTATCAGGCGCGCCGCACCGCGATCCGCGATTTCAACGCGCAGAACCCGATCCTGAAGAAAGGGCTGGCGCTGACGCCGGTCAAATTCGGCATTTCCTTTACCGCCAGCTTCCTGAACCAGGCCGGCGCGCTGGTGCTGGTATACACCGACGGCAGCATCCAGCTCAACCACGGCGGCACCGAGATGGGCCAGGGGCTGAACACCAAGGTGGCGCAGATTGTCGCCGAGGTGTTTCAGGTGGATATCGAGCGCATTCAGATCACCGCCACCGACACCGGCAAAGTGCCCAACACTTCGCCGACCGCCGCCTCGTCCGGCACCGATCTGAACGGCAAGGCGGCGGAGAACGCCGCGCAGAAAATAAAACGGCGGCTGGTCGACATGCTGGCCAAACAGCATGCCGTCAGCGCCGACCAGGTGGCGTTCAGCAATGGTCAGGTGCGGGTCGGCGAGCGCTACTTCAGCTTTGAACAGGTGGTCGAGCAGGCTTATTTCAATCAGGTTTCGCTGGCCAGCACCGGTTACTACCGAACGCCGAAAATTTTCTACGATCGCGACAAAGCCTGCGGCCATCCGTTTTACTACTTCGCCTATGGTGCGGCCTGCGCGGAGGTGGTGATCGACACCCTGACCGGGGAATACCGGCTGCTGCGCGCCGACATCCTGCACGACGTAGGCGACTCGCTGAACCCGGCGCTCGATATCGGCCAGGTGGAGGGCGGGTTTGTGCAGGGCATGGGGTGGCTGACCAGCGAAGAGCTGGTGTGGGACGAGACCGGCAAACTGCTGACCAACGGCCCGGCCAGCTACAAAATCCCGGCGATTGGCGACGTGCCGGCCGATTTGCGCGTCCGGCTGCTGGAAAACCGCCAAAACCCGGAGGACACGGTGTTTCATTCCAAAGCGGTGGGCGAACCGCCGTTTATGCTGGGCATCTCGGTGTGGTGCGCCATCAAGGACGCGGTGGCCAGCCTGGCGGACTATCGCCTGCAGCCCGTCATCGACGCGCCGGCCACGCCGGAGCGGGTGCTGTGGGGCGTGCAGCAGATGCTGACCTCGGTGCGGGAGAACGGCGATGGATGAGTGGATTGAGGCATTGGCCGCGCTGCGGCGGCGCGGCGAACCCTGCGTGCTGGTCACGCTGGTGGATGAGCTGGGCTCTACGCCGCGCAACCGGGGCAGCAAAATGCTGGTGACCGCTGAACAGGCGTTCGACACCATCGGCGGCGGCCAGCTGGAGTTTCAGGCGCTGGCGATCGCGCGTGAGATGCTGCAGCAGGGCGCCAGCGGCCTGCGGCTGGAGCGCTTTCCGCTGGCGGCGCGGCTCGGCCAGTGCTGCGGCGGCGCCACCAGCGTGCTGTTCGAACCGCTGATCGCGCCGCGCCCGCAGATTGCGCTGTTCGGCGCCGGGCACGTCGGGCGCGCGCTGGTGAACATTCTCGCCACGTTGCCGTGCCGGGTGCGCTGGATAGACGGCCGGGCGGAGCAATTCCCTGCGCAAATCCCGGCAGGGGTGAGCCGTATCCTCAGCGAAGATCCGCTGGACGAGGTCGACGCCATGCCGGCGGGCGGTTACTTCATCGTGATGACCCACGATCACGCGCTGGATCTGGCGCTGGCCGAACGCATCCTGCGGCGCGGCGACGCCGGTTATTTCGGCCTGATCGGCTCGTTGGCCAAGCGTAAACGCTTCGAATATAAGCTTGGCCAGCGGGGCCTGGGCGAAGCGGCTATCGCCGCCATGCGCTGCCCGCTGGGGTTGGCGGACGTCAAAGGCAAGCTGCCGGCGGAAATCGCGGTGGCGGTGGCCGGAGAGATTGTGGCCTGCTATGGGCATAAATCGAGGCCTGGCTCGGATGTTTAACTTCTAATCACTTGTTTTTGCTCAAACTGATAACTGCGCCTAAGCTAGGATGTGACTCAAAGGGCGCCATGGCTCCCGTGAGACCTTATTCTGTGAACATGGAGGAGTTTCGATTTGATGCGTTTATCCACATTGATGCTGGCGATCGGCATGGCGCTGGGCGCGCAGGCCCAGGCGGCGGAAAGCCACCCGCATGCCGACCACAGCGCTCTGCCCAGCGGCCAGGCGAAGGAGGCAACCGTGACCGGTGAAGCCAATCAGCATGAGAATAAAAAGAACGCCAATCCGTTCTTCTATCAAAGCCGTCTGCCGTTCCAGGCGCCGCCGTTCAACCTGATCAAAGAAAGCGACTATGCGCCGGCCATCGAGGCGGGCATCAGGCAGAAGCGGGAAGAAGTAGAGAAAATCGCCAATAACCCGGCCAAGCCCAACTTCAAGAATACCTTCGTGGCGCTGGAGCAGGCCGGTTCGCTGCTGACGCGGGTGATGAACGTGTTTGGTGCCATGACCTCGGCCAACACCAGCGACGCGCTGCAAAAGCTGGATGAAGAAACCTCGCCGAAGCTGGCGGCGCTGAACGACGATATCATGCTGAACGGCAAGCTGTTCGCGCGCATCAAGGCCATCTATCAGGATCGCGATGCGCTGAAGCTGGATGCGGAATCGCGCCGGCTGGTGGAAGTGACCTACAAGAACTTCGAACTGGCCGGCGCCAACCTGTCGGACGCCGACAAGGCCAAGCTGAAGGCGCTGAACCAGGAAGCGGCGACGCTGAGCACCCAGTTCACCAACAAACTGCTGGCGGCGAGCAAGAACGGCGCGCTGGCGGTCACCGACAAAGCGAAGCTCGACGGGCTGTCCGAGGGCGAACTGGCCGCGGCGGCGCAGGCCGCCGGCGAACGCAAGCTGGACAAGCAGTGGCTGCTGGTATTGCAGAACACCACCCAGCAGCCGAACCTGCAGAGCCTGAAAGATCGCGATACCCGCAAGGCGCTGTTTGACGCTTCCTGGTCGCGGGCGGAAAAGGGCGACGGCAACGACACCCGCCAGACTATCTCTCGCCTGGCCAAGGTACGCGCCGAGCAGGCCAGGCTGCTGGGCTTCCCGAACTACGCGGCCTGGAAGCTGCAAAACCAAATGGCCAAAACCCCGGATGCGGCGCTGAGCTTTATGCGCAACATCGTGCCGGCGGCCACCGCGCGCGCCGGGCGTGAAGCCAAAGACATTCAGGCGGTGATCGACCAGCAAAAAGGCGGCTTCAAGGTAGAGGCCTGGGACTGGCAGTTCTACGCCGAGCAGGTGCGCAAGGCCAAGTACGATCTGGATGAGTCGCAGATCAAGCCTTATTTCGAGCTGGATAACGTGCTGAACAACGGCGTGTTCTACGCCGCCAACCTGCTGTACGGCGTCAGCTTCAAGGAGCGCAAGGACATTCCGGTCTATCAGCCGGACGTCAAGGTGTATGAAGTGTTCGATAAAGACGGCAAATCGTTGGCGCTGTTCTATACCGACTACTTTAAGCGCGACAACAAGGGCGGCGGCGCCTGGATGAGCAACTTCGTCGATCAGTCGAAGCTCAACGGCACCAAACCGGTGATTTACAACGTCGCCAACTTCACCAAGCCGGCGCCGGGCCAGCCGGCGTTGCTGTCTTATGATGACGTGATCACCATGTTCCACGAGTTCGGCCATGCGCTGCACGGCATGTTCGCCGCTCAGGAATATCCGAGCCTGTCCGGCACCAACACCGCGCGCGACTTCGTCGAGTTCCCGTCGCAGTTCAACGAGCACTGGGCCAGCGATCCGAAAGTGTTCGCGCACTTTGCCAGGCATTACAAAACCGGCGAAGCGATGCCGCAGGAACTGGTCGACAAAATCAAGAAGGCCGACAAGTTCAACAAGGGCTATGACATGACCGAACTGCTGTCCGCCGCGTTGCTGGACATGCACTGGCACATGCTGACCGCCGACCAGCCG is drawn from Serratia entomophila and contains these coding sequences:
- the dcp gene encoding peptidyl-dipeptidase Dcp, which gives rise to MRLSTLMLAIGMALGAQAQAAESHPHADHSALPSGQAKEATVTGEANQHENKKNANPFFYQSRLPFQAPPFNLIKESDYAPAIEAGIRQKREEVEKIANNPAKPNFKNTFVALEQAGSLLTRVMNVFGAMTSANTSDALQKLDEETSPKLAALNDDIMLNGKLFARIKAIYQDRDALKLDAESRRLVEVTYKNFELAGANLSDADKAKLKALNQEAATLSTQFTNKLLAASKNGALAVTDKAKLDGLSEGELAAAAQAAGERKLDKQWLLVLQNTTQQPNLQSLKDRDTRKALFDASWSRAEKGDGNDTRQTISRLAKVRAEQARLLGFPNYAAWKLQNQMAKTPDAALSFMRNIVPAATARAGREAKDIQAVIDQQKGGFKVEAWDWQFYAEQVRKAKYDLDESQIKPYFELDNVLNNGVFYAANLLYGVSFKERKDIPVYQPDVKVYEVFDKDGKSLALFYTDYFKRDNKGGGAWMSNFVDQSKLNGTKPVIYNVANFTKPAPGQPALLSYDDVITMFHEFGHALHGMFAAQEYPSLSGTNTARDFVEFPSQFNEHWASDPKVFAHFARHYKTGEAMPQELVDKIKKADKFNKGYDMTELLSAALLDMHWHMLTADQPQQDVDKFETESLQKDQVDLSYVPPRYRSSYFQHIWGNGYAAGYYAYLWTEMLADDAFQWFSEHGGLTAENGQRFRDMVLSRGNSQDLEKLYVDWRGKEPSIEPMLINRGLKDQ